From a single Girardinichthys multiradiatus isolate DD_20200921_A chromosome 17, DD_fGirMul_XY1, whole genome shotgun sequence genomic region:
- the tbk1 gene encoding serine/threonine-protein kinase TBK1, with protein sequence MQSTTNYLWLISDLLGQGATANVYRGRHKKTGDLYAVKVFNNLSFLRPLDVQMREFEVLKKLNHKNIVKLFAVEEETNTRHKVLVMEYCPCGSLYTVLEESTNAYGLPEDEFLIVLHDVVAGMNHLREYGIVHRDIKPGNIMRVIGEEGRSVYKLTDFGAARELEDDEQFQSLYGTEEYLHPDMYERAVLRKDHQKKFAATVDLWSIGVTFYHAATGSLPFRPFEGPRRNKEVMYKIITEKPSGTISGHQKSENGKIEWSTEMPVSCSLSKGLQSLLTPVLSNILEADQEKCWGFDQFFAETNDILHRNVVYVFSLQQATLHHVYIHEYNTVALFRELLCRRTSIPLHNQELLYEGRHLVLEPNRSAKTFPKTSRDNPIMLVSHEVVATVGLIFEDPSPPKVQPRYDLDLDASYAKTFAGDVGHLWKTSESLLVYQELVRKGVRGLIELMKEDYSEVLNKKSEVFHLCNICTQLLEKTEQLLEVLIQANVLTSDNEEISDIHKKLLRISGSLDSIEGTTQDMKSKFLPGGLLMDTWTQVGTHPEDRNVEKIKVLLDAITAIYQQFKKDKAERRLPYNEEQIHKFDKQKLVIHAGKARSLFTDECAMKYRLFISKSEEWMRKVHQVRKQLYTLSGQLISVEKEVTMLMDRAIKVEDHLLQKIVPLGPNAIKPQPYLSPNTLVEMTLGMKKLKEEMEGVVKELAENNHFLERFGTLTLDGGLRG encoded by the exons ATGCAAAGCACAACCAACTACCTGTGGCTGATCTCAGACCTGCTGGGTCAGGGAGCCACGGCCAACGTTTACCGAGGACGGCACAAG AAAACGGGCGACCTCTACGCCGTCAAAGTGTTCAACAACCTGAGCTTCCTGCGGCCGCTGGATGTCCAGATGAGAGAGTTTGAGGTTCTGAAGAAGCTCAACCACAAGAACATCGTGAAGCTGTTTGCTGTGGAGGAAGAG ACCAACACCCGCCATAAGGTCCTGGTCATGGAGTACTGTCCCTGTGGGAGTCTCTACACCGTCTTAGAGGAGTCCACCAACGCCTATGGTCTCCCTGAGGACGAGTTCCTCATTGTTCTTCATGACGTAG TGGCAGGTATGAACCACCTGAGGGAGTACGGCATCGTTCACCGCGACATAAAACCAGGGAACATCATGAGGGTGATCGGAGAGGAGGGACGATCCGTTTACAAGCTGACAGACTTCGGTGCTGCCCGGGAACTGGAGGATGACGAGCAGTTTCAGTCTCTGTATGGAACCGAGGAATACCTG cACCCAGACATGTACGAGCGCGCCGTTCTCAGAAAGGACCACCAGAAGAAGTTCGCCGCTACGGTAGACCTGTGGAGCATCGGCGTGACCTTTTACCACGCGGCCACCGGCAGCCTCCCGTTCCGACCATTTGAAGGGCCACGCAGGAACAAGGAAGTGAT GTATAAAATCATTACAGAGAAACCGTCCGGAACCATCTCGGGTCATCAGAAGTCTGAGAACGGAAAGATCGAATGGAGCACGGAGATGCCGGTGTCCTGCAGTTTGTCCAA GGGCCTTCAGAGCCTCCTGACTCCGGTTCTGTCCAACATCCTGGAGGCGGATCAGGAGAAATGTTGGGGGTTCGATCAGTTCTTCGCAGAGACCAATGACATCCTGCACCGGAATGTGGTCTACGTCTTCAGCCTGCAGCAGGCCACGCTGCACCACGTCTACATCCACGAGTACAACAC GGTGGCACTGTTCCGGGAACTGTTGTGCCGCAGGACCAGCATCCCCCTGCATAACCAGGAGCTGCTGTATGAGGGCCGGCACCTCGTCCTGGAACCCAACCGCTCAGCCAAAACCTTCCCCAAGACCTCCAGGGACAACCCAATCATGCTGGTGAGCCACGAGGTCGTCGCCACTGTCGGACTGATCTTCGAAGACC CGAGTCCTCCAAAGGTCCAGCCCCGCTACGATCTGGACCTGGATGCCAGCTATGCTAAG ACATTTGCAGGAGATGTGGGACATCTATGGAAAACATCAGAGTCTCTGCTGGTTTATCAGGAGCTGGTGCGGAAAGGAGTCAGAGGATTGAT TGAGCTGATGAAGGAGGACTACAGTGAAGTTCTGAACAAGAAGTCCGAGGTTTTCCACCTCTGCAACATCTGCACGCAGCTGCTGGAGAAGACCGAGCAGCT GCTGGAGGTGCTGATACAGGCCAACGTGCTGACCTCAGACAACGAAGAGATCTCAGACATCCACAAGAAGCTTCTCAGA ATCTCCGGTTCTCTGGACTCCATCGAGGGAACAACACAGGACATGAAGAGTAAGTTCCTGCCGGGAGGCTTGCTGATGGACACCTGGACGCAGGTGGGGACGCACCCCGAGGACAGGAA TGTGGAGAAAATTAAAGTTCTGCTGGACGCCatcacagccatctaccagcaGTTCAAGAAGGACAAAGCAGAAAGAC gtcTGCCGTACAACGAGGAGCAGATCCACAAGTTCGATAA GCAGAAGCTGGTCATTCACGCTGGTAAAGCTCGCTCTCTGTTCACTGACGAGTGCGCCATGAAGTATCGCCTCTTCATCTCCAAGAGCGAGGAGTGGATGAG GAAGGTTCATCAAGTGAGGAAACAGCTCTACACCCTGTCGGGTCAGCTGATCAGCGTCGAGAAGGAGGTGACCATGCTGATGGACCGGGCCATCAAG gTGGAGGACCATCTGCTTCAGAAGATTGTGCCTCTGGGGCCGAATGCGATAAAACCTCAGCCGTACCTGAGTCCCAACACGCTAGTAGAGATGACTCTGGG GATGAAGAAGCTGAAGGAGGAGATGGAAGGAGTCGTCAAGGAGCTGGCGGAGAACAACCACTTCTTAGAGAG GTTTGGGACTCTGACTCTGGATGGAGGTCTGAGAGGCTGA